A single region of the Mugil cephalus isolate CIBA_MC_2020 chromosome 4, CIBA_Mcephalus_1.1, whole genome shotgun sequence genome encodes:
- the nprl2 gene encoding GATOR complex protein NPRL2 isoform X2 codes for MGKKLIGCPVCIEHKKYSRNALLFNLGLVCDAQTNTCALEPIVKKLSGYLTTLELESGFISKEESKLKLLPIMSTLLEELNATGACTLPIDESNTIHLKLIQLRRDPPIVQEYDVPVFTKCKDHFIKSQWDLTTQQILPYIDGLRHIQKISAEADVELNLVRIAVQNLLYYGVVTLVSIFQYSNVYCTTPKVQSLIDDKSIQDECLNYVTKNGQKRASLRDVFQLYCGLSPGTTVRDLCSRYSQQLQRVDERRLIQFGLMKSLIRRLQKYPVKVIRDERSRPPRLYTGCHSYDEICCKTGISYQELDERLENDPNIVVCWK; via the exons ATGGGGAAAAAGTTAATCGGCTGTCCTGTGTGCATTGAACATAAGAAGTACAGCCGGAACGCCCTCCTGTTTAACCTGGGCCTTGTTTGCGATGCTCAGACCAACACGTGCGCCCTCGAGCCGATTGTCAAGAAGCTCTCTGGGTATCTCACCACTCTGGAG TTGGAGAGTGGCTTCATATCTAAAGAGGAGAGCAAACTGAAGCTTCTACCCATCATGTCAACGTTGTTAGAAGAACTCAATGCCACAGGAGCCTGCACTTTACCCATAg ATGAGTCAAACACTATCCACCTAAAGCTGATCCAACTACGAAGAGACCCCCCTATAGTCCAGGAGTACGATGTGCCCGTCTTCACGAAGTGCAAAGACCACTTCATCAAGTCTCAGTGGGATCTGACCACTCAACAG ATCCTGCCCTACATCGACGGATTGAGACATATCCAGAAAATCTCTGCTGAGGCAGATGTGGAGCTTAATCTAGTTCGTATCGCTGTGCAGAATCTCCT ATACTATGGGGTGGTGACCTTGGTGTCAATTTTCcag TATTCAAATGTGTACTGCACCACTCCCAAAGTCCAGAGCCTCATAGATGACAAGTCCATTCAGGACGAGTGCCTCAATTACGTTACTAAGAACG GTCAGAAACGTGCCAGCCTGAGAGATGTGTTCCAGCTGTACTGTGGCCTGAGTCCAGGCACCACTGTCCGAGACCTTTGCTCCCGCTACTCGCAACAGCTTCAAAGGGTTGACGAGAG GAGGCTGATCCAGTTTGGACTGATGAAGTCTCTCATTCGACGACTGCAGAAATATCCTGTGAAGGTGATACGTGACGAGAGGAGCAGGCCGCCTCGACTCTACACCGGTTGTCATAGTTACGATGAGATCTGCTGCAAAACAG GAATTAGTTACCAGGAGCTGGACGAACGTTTAGAAAATGATCCTAACATCGTCGTGTGCTGGAAGTGA
- the nprl2 gene encoding GATOR complex protein NPRL2 isoform X1 codes for MATRIECIFFSEFHPTLGPKITYQVPEEYISRELFDTVQVYIITKPELQNKLITVTAMGKKLIGCPVCIEHKKYSRNALLFNLGLVCDAQTNTCALEPIVKKLSGYLTTLELESGFISKEESKLKLLPIMSTLLEELNATGACTLPIDESNTIHLKLIQLRRDPPIVQEYDVPVFTKCKDHFIKSQWDLTTQQILPYIDGLRHIQKISAEADVELNLVRIAVQNLLYYGVVTLVSIFQYSNVYCTTPKVQSLIDDKSIQDECLNYVTKNGQKRASLRDVFQLYCGLSPGTTVRDLCSRYSQQLQRVDERRLIQFGLMKSLIRRLQKYPVKVIRDERSRPPRLYTGCHSYDEICCKTGISYQELDERLENDPNIVVCWK; via the exons ATGGCCACTCGAATAGAGTGTATATTCTTCAGCGAGTTTCATCCCACTTTGGGCCCAAAGATAACATATCAG GTCCCGGAGGAGTACATCTCACGGGAGCTCTTTGACACAGTTCAGGTTTATATTATCACTAAGCCAGAACtacaaaacaaactaataacAGT CACGGCTATGGGGAAAAAGTTAATCGGCTGTCCTGTGTGCATTGAACATAAGAAGTACAGCCGGAACGCCCTCCTGTTTAACCTGGGCCTTGTTTGCGATGCTCAGACCAACACGTGCGCCCTCGAGCCGATTGTCAAGAAGCTCTCTGGGTATCTCACCACTCTGGAG TTGGAGAGTGGCTTCATATCTAAAGAGGAGAGCAAACTGAAGCTTCTACCCATCATGTCAACGTTGTTAGAAGAACTCAATGCCACAGGAGCCTGCACTTTACCCATAg ATGAGTCAAACACTATCCACCTAAAGCTGATCCAACTACGAAGAGACCCCCCTATAGTCCAGGAGTACGATGTGCCCGTCTTCACGAAGTGCAAAGACCACTTCATCAAGTCTCAGTGGGATCTGACCACTCAACAG ATCCTGCCCTACATCGACGGATTGAGACATATCCAGAAAATCTCTGCTGAGGCAGATGTGGAGCTTAATCTAGTTCGTATCGCTGTGCAGAATCTCCT ATACTATGGGGTGGTGACCTTGGTGTCAATTTTCcag TATTCAAATGTGTACTGCACCACTCCCAAAGTCCAGAGCCTCATAGATGACAAGTCCATTCAGGACGAGTGCCTCAATTACGTTACTAAGAACG GTCAGAAACGTGCCAGCCTGAGAGATGTGTTCCAGCTGTACTGTGGCCTGAGTCCAGGCACCACTGTCCGAGACCTTTGCTCCCGCTACTCGCAACAGCTTCAAAGGGTTGACGAGAG GAGGCTGATCCAGTTTGGACTGATGAAGTCTCTCATTCGACGACTGCAGAAATATCCTGTGAAGGTGATACGTGACGAGAGGAGCAGGCCGCCTCGACTCTACACCGGTTGTCATAGTTACGATGAGATCTGCTGCAAAACAG GAATTAGTTACCAGGAGCTGGACGAACGTTTAGAAAATGATCCTAACATCGTCGTGTGCTGGAAGTGA
- the hemk1 gene encoding MTRF1L release factor glutamine methyltransferase — protein MWRRPLGASYRCFGCRSGGPKGIWNSHTVRTCSAPAFPAGRITALQAVDIWKKHFEQRGVTEPHQSSQYIIAHLLGAKTIESLEQEKLTQFLCREKIEQVWKLCTRRLSRMPVQYVIEEWDFRDLTLKMRPPVFIPRPETEELVELMVNDLQMMAGTGVGEDTEQSCLEVGCGSGAISLSLLKSLPQLKAFALDQSQDAVDLTRDNALRLQLWDRLQVYHMDIMKDAETVLKLCRSVSVLVSNPPYLYSEDMASLEPEIFRFEDHAALDGGEDGLKVIKQILTLAPHVLSNEGRLYLEVDPRHPPLIGRWVEVNVDALQYVETRHDINGRPRFCILQKIKQGPQAGSALRS, from the exons ATGTGGAGAAGACCGCTGGGTGCAAGCTACAGATGTtttggctgcaggagtggtGGACCAAAG GGAATTTGGAACTCCCACACGGTGCGTACCTGCAGTGCTCCAGCCTTCCCTGCAGGCAGAATCACAGCCCTTCAGGCCGTGGACATATGGAAGAAGCACTTTGAGCAGAGAGGTGTGACAGAGCCTCATCAGTCTAGTCAGTACATCATCGCTCATCTGCTTGGAGCTAAAACT ATAGAGAGTCTTGAGCAAGAGAAGTTAACACAGTTTCTCTGCCGAGAGAAAATAGAGCAGGTGTGGAAGCTCTGCACTAGACGTCTCTCTAG GATGCCGGTGCAGTATGTGATTGAGGAGTGGGACTTCAGAGACCTGACGCTGAAGATGAGGCCTCCTGTCTTCATACCAAGACCTGAAACAGAG GAGTTGGTGGAACTTATGGTCAACGACCTGCAGATGATGGCTGGGACTGGAGTGGGTGAAGACACTGAGCAGAGTTGCCTGGAAGTGGGTTGTGGGTCTGGTGCAATTTCTCTAAGTCTATTGAAGAGTCTACCTCag CTTAAAGCCTTTGCCTTGGATCAAAGCCAGGACGCAGTGGATTTAACAAGAGATAATGCGTTAAG ATTGCAGCTTTGGGACAGATTGCAGGTTTATCATATGGATATAATGAAAG atgcagaAACTGTGTTGAAGCTCTGCAGATCTGTATCAGTTTTGGTCAGTAACCCTCCATACCTGTATTCGGAGGATATGGCCTCACTGGAACCTGAAATTTTTAG ATTTGAAGACCACGCTGCTTTAGATGGAGGTGAAGACGGCCTAAAAGTGATCAAACAGATTTTGACTCTGGCTCCACACGTTCTGTCAAACGAAGG CCGCCTTTACTTGGAGGTGGACCCCAGGCACCCCCCGCTCATTGGACGGTGGGTGGAGGTGAATGTGGACGCGCTGCAGTACGTGGAGACCAGACACGACATCAACGGCAG aCCAAGATTCTGCATCCTGCAGAAAATCAAACAAGGACCACAAGCTGGATCTGCATTAAGAAGCTGA
- the LOC125006620 gene encoding cytokine-inducible SH2-containing protein-like, translating into MILCVPGPRALPPAAPSTEAPRGMQGRPVLFSPCPPRQPQRRDTTIDIETILCNFRYLEQAGWYWGDVTAAVAHAALKEAPEGAFLVRDSSHPMYMLTLSVKTARGPTSIRIQYKDSRFSLDSSSPARPTLSSFSNVPGLVQHYMGQEKETEEKKVVEEAPSKQSQQVIHESSMVLKLKWAAYKPQEFPSLQHLARLCINRHTDRLDQLPLPFPLIRYVVSYPFKV; encoded by the exons ATGATTCTTTGTGTGCCTGG ACCCAGAGCTCTCCCGCCTGCAGCTCCGTCCACTGAAGCCCCACGGGGTATGCAGGGACGACCTGTACTTTTCAGCCCCTGCCCTCCAAGACAACCTCAGCGCCGGGATACTACAATAGATATAGAGACAATCCTCTGCAACTTCCGCTATCTCGAACAAGCAG gatggTACTGGGGAGATGTGACTGCAGCTGTGGCCCACGCCGCACTTAAAGAGGCACCTGAAGGAGCCTTTTTGGTACGAGACAGCAGCCACCCTATGTACATGCTGACCCTCTCGGTCAAGACTGCCCGCGGTCCGACAAGTATACGGATCCAATACAAGGACTCGAGGTTCTCGCTTGATTCCAGCTCCCCTGCCCGACCCACCCTGTCGTCTTTCTCCAACGTCCCCGGTCTGGTGCAGCACTACATGGGACAGGAGAAGGAAacggaggagaagaaagtggTGGAGGAGGCTCCTTCAAAACAGTCTCAGCAGGTCATTCACGAGTCGTCTATGGTACTAAAACTGAAGTGGGCAGCATACAAACCCCAGGAGTTCCCCTCCCTGCAGCACCTTGCACGCCTCTGCATAAACAGACACACCGACAGACTTGACCAGCTACCACTCCCGTTCCCTCTAATTCGCTACGTGGTGAGCTACCCCTTCAAGGTATGA
- the LOC125006401 gene encoding twinfilin-2-like — translation MKLTDNVLRSFRVAKVFRENSDKINCFDFSSNGETIISSSDDDSLVLYDCQEGKPKRTLYSKKYGVDLIRYTHAANTVVYSSNKIDDTIRYLSLHDNKYIRYFPGHNKRVTSLSMSPVDDTFISGSLDKTIRLWDLRSPNCQGLMHLQGKPVCSFDPEGLIFAAGINSEMVKLYDLRSFDKGPFATFKLQYDRTCEWTGLKFSNDGKLILLSTNGGALRILDAFKGAVLHSFGGYNNSKGVTLEASFTPDSQFVMIGSEDGKIHVWNAESGMKVALLDGKHTGPITCLQFNPKFMTFASACSNMLVLGAYREPKQSWDRDYDHFLLPLLDDQEPCYVLYRLDSQNAQGYEWIFISWSPDQSPVKQKMLYAATRATVKKEFGGGHVKYELFGTTEEDVCLMGYQRHVSSCSGPAPLTVAEQELQRIKITEGRVKQVNTDVGVESKPQTLQGLAFPLQETARRALQQLAQKRINYIQLRLDVNKETIELVHSNPTETRDLPRRVPQDTPRYHFFLYKHSHEGDYLESVVFIYSMPGYNCSIKERMLYSSCKSRLLEDVEKDYHLEVAKKLEIDNGEELTEDFLYDEVHPKQHAHKQAFAKPRGPAGKRGHKRLIKGTGGAVQDS, via the exons ACCCAAGAGGACTCTCTACAGTAAAAAGTACGGAGTGGATCTGATCAGGTACACACATGCTGCAAACACTGTGGTCTACAGTTCCAACAAAATCGATG ATACAATCCGATACCTGTCCCTCCATGACAACAAATACATCCGTTACTTTCCTGGACATAACAAAAG AGTGACAtctctctccatgtctcctGTGGatgacacatttatttctggCTCATTAGATAAAACTATCAGACTATGGGATCTGCGGTCACCTAACTGCCAG GGTCTGATGCACCTGCAGGGGAAGCCAGTGTGTTCCTTTGATCCGGAGGGTCTCATTTTTGCTGCTGGAATAAATTCAGAAATGGTTAAACTTTATGACCTGCGGTCATTTGACAAG GGTCCCTTTGCAACCTTCAAGCTTCAGTATGATCGAACGTGCGAGTGGACAGGACTCAAGTTTAGCAATGATGGCAAACTCATTCTTCTTTCTACTAATGGCGGAGCACTTCGAATTTTAGATGCCTTCAAGGGCGCTGTGCTACATTCCTTCGGG GGCTACAACAACAGTAAAGGTGTGACACTGGAGGCCTCATTCACTCCAGACTCTCAGTTTGTCATGATTG GCTCTGAGGATGGAAAGATCCACGTGTGGAACGCAGAGAGTGGCATGAAGGTGGCTTTATTAGACGGAAAGCACACGGGTCCCATCACCTGCCTGCAGTTCAACCCAAAGTTCATGACGTTTGCTAGTGCCTGCTCCAACATG CTGGTGCTGGGGGCCTACAGAGAGCCGAAGCAGAGCTGGGACCGGGACTATgatcacttcctgcttcctctcctGGACGACCAAGAGCCCTGCTACGTGCTGTACCGCCTCGACTCCCAGAACGCACAGGGCTATGAGTGGATCTTCATTTCATGGTCTCCGGACCAATCTCCT GTGAAACAGAAAATGCTGTACGCCGCCACCCGGGCCACAGTGAAGAAGGAGTTCGGTGGCGGTCACGTGAAGTACGAGCTGTTCGGCACGACTGAG GAGGACGTCTGTTTGATGGGCTACCAGCGTCACGTGTCATCCTGCTCGGGTCCTGCCCCCCTCACAGTAGCCGAGCAGGAGCTCCAGAGGATCAAAATCACTGAG ggCCGGGTTAAACAG GTGAACACAGATGTCGGCGTGGAGAGTAAGCCCCAGACGCTTCAGGGCCTCGCCTTTCCCCTGCAGGAGACGGCCAGACGAGCCCTGCAGCAGCTCGCCCAAAAACGCATCAACTACATACAGCTG AGGTTGGACGTAAACAAGGAGACAATTGAGCTGGTCCACTCAAACCCGACAGAAACTCGAGATTTGCCTCGCAGAGTTCCCCAAGACACTCCCAGATACCACTTCTTCCTGTACAAACACTCCCACGAAGGAGACTACCTGGAATCTGTCG TGTTCATATACTCCATGCCAGGATACAACTGCAGCATTAAGGAGCGGATGCTGTATTCCAGCTGCAAGAGCCGACTACTGGAGGACGTGGAGAAGGATTACCATTTGGAAGTTGCTAAAAAg CTGGAGATTGACAATGGAGAGGAACTGACAGAGGACTTTCTGTACGATGAGGTCCATCCCAAGCAGCACGCCCACAAGCAGGCCTTCGCTAAGCCCCGGGGCCCTGCAGGAAAAAGGGGACACAAGCGCCTTATCAAGGGGACGGGAGGGGCTGTTCAGGACAGTTAG